AAAAATTGACACTGAATGGATGGTTGTCAGTTATTGATAATACAGCACAAATGCTGGGATCTAAATTTATAATGCAGGAAAGCACAGCTGAAAATTGGTGAGGGTCCTTGGGAGGAAAGCAAATTTTGTAGATTTCTCATTTTTAGTGAAGCTTGAGGAGGGGAATCCAAGAGACTGAATTCTCTTTATCTTCActagcatttcctccctcccttcttattggAGTTATTTCATGGGGAACGGCTTGAGACCTCCATCTTATGACAAAAGTACAAGACCTCCAGATTAACCTGGACTGTGAGAAAATGGAGTCTTGTCTATTCTTGGTTCACTTTCCTGTGGTGCCCCCCAAGAGCAGAGGAGCAAATAACCAATCCAACTgagcaggaaaaaaaggaattttggcaGAACTGACAATTGTGGGCTGCCTAAACTTGAATGTACTTTGGGtcaaatctttaaaatattatcctcaggtgaaactaaaaaaatatttggTCAAGGCTGCTCATAACGCACTCATTTGGCTGACTGAGGTTTTAGCTTTTTGGTAAACTGTTTTCAGGCCaattagggaaaagaaaaagaaaagcacttTTTGTTCCTTAGGGAGACTTACCCCTTTGGAAAATATAATTCTGCCCATAGGCTTTGGGATAGAGTTGCTGAGAGGGCGGGAAGAAATCTTATCTCTTCATTTATTTGTAAGAGTTAGGAagagtaatctttaaaatgaagactaTGGCTTTAATTCTACTACAAAAAATAGGAAAGACGTGCCTCTGATGACAAGAGAAATGAAACTGCTCTTCTGATAATCTGTGCTCAACAGCATCTTCCAAAGGGAATGTTGCTTTTTCTAGGTCTCTCTCAACAAACATCAACAGGTCTTTtcaatgtttaaaattatttatcatgAAAACATATGGAAACAACacaattcttttaaattaaaggatCTCTTTCTCTTAAATATGCATCCATCTTTTACTGAATACATGATGCTTCTCTCTTAATATATACAATCAGTATTTAACTCTTAAATCTGTGTATTTAAACTCTGTATTGTAGTAAAATATGCATTGTTTTAATTAATAAGGATTCACTGGTAACAATCAGGTTAACATTCAATTGTGGTGGCTGAATGAAAGCTTCATGATGCTCTCTGATGTACTGATTCTCCCCACAAAGTTAGGGGTTCACTGTGCTATCTTACAATATGAAACTCTAGTGCTCATTTTaatcttattcatttttagttATCTGGTCTATTTCTACtacttttttttggagggagtgAAAGATAATGAAAGCAGCTATAACTGTATGAAATGAAATCAATACAAATAGAAATCCGTGGCAGATATCTGACAAAAGTTTGTCCCTTTTTGCTGCTGTTGTTAAGTCTGGGGGGCAAAATTCACCTTTGAATCATATCGGAGAAGGTgaaccttttctttcttccctattcCCATCTCCCTTCTGATACCAACCCCCAGATAATTTTCAGGCAGGAGTGAGGGGAAGAGATGAAAGCAAGAGAATAGGGTGAGTGAAGGGAAGCCGTGGGATTAAAAAGCCGTTGTGATGTCTGATCTGAATGCTGAAGCAGTTCATGTGTCCCAACTCACGTGGTCAGTGCTCTCCAGAGAGAGGCTCTTGGTCTTGTGAGGAGAAATGGGGCTGGGAGGGCTGCTGAGGTTGGAGCTGTTGGAAGCTGTAGAATGCCTCGGAGAATCAGAGTCCTGCAGCCCCAAAAATTAGGACATTATTGGTGAGCAAGagtaacagctgacatttatatagagcattatggtttacaaagtactttacattttgtcatttgaGCCTCCCAGTAGCACTGTGAGTTTTTTATCTCCACTTtaagaatgaggaaactaaggctttgaAGGACACAAAGCTCTTAACTGGCAATGCCAGGAAACCCAcattttttctgacttcaaattcaatgctctttccatatAGGTTGGGAAAAGCACAAGTTACCACAAAGACCCCCTCCCCCACAAAGCTTTGATAATTAAActaattttgtttactttttcgCTGTCATTAATCTCTAAAGgcatctttgtgtgtgtgtgtgtgtgtgtgtaaaatgagaattaagaAGAATCCCTCCTTTAAATGCAGGTAATTATGGAAGAAGCATTTAGAAATGTGGGTTCCTTCCACATAAGCTAGACTAATGACTCAGCAGGTACACCCTGAAAAGCTCCTTGTTCTCTAAAATTCTAGTTTGCCATCCAAGTTATCGATCTCATTGCCCACAGGGTAAGAATGAAGATAGAATTACTTAAGTAAACTCAGTTTTTCTACTTCTCCACTATGCATAACATTTCTTCTGAAATTCAAACCTCATCAGACTGGTCATTTAACTCTAAAGTACATTTATGAGTCACTAATACCAGATCCCATTATTCTTGGATCCTCAAATCTCCATCCATAGCCTTTAGCTGGTGTCACACTCACCTCTCGGTCATAGTCCCTTGCTGGCACATCACTTCCTTGGTCCATACCTCCAGAAGACAATGAACCATCTGAGGGAGAGGTCATAGGTTGCCGTTTTGTCCCGTAGCTTCCTCCTGAGAATTCCCTCCTTAATGCACTACCATTTTGTGAAGATGACCCTAAAATAGTGTGCAAATTACTCATGTGAAGGGAAAAATCAGTTCAGTGAGACTTCATCAACAGGGATAACAAGCTAGcagaattttaagttcttgaagTTCTTgtcattaaatgaaaaaatatcattagATAATCTTACACAATATGAAACACATGGAATCTCTTTTTCATAGGcaggaagagaaatggaatgaATTCTTCCAAAATCTCCCTGTCGGTATTTTGACctagtcaaaaaaaaaattgtttttgaggGCAGGGGGATGTGCATGCAAAAGATAGCACTGCAAATAGATACTGCCATACAAAATGAGGACAGAGACGACAGAGACCTATCATTAGAAGCCCCAATCACATGGTTGATAAATCTTCAATGAAATGGATTGAAGAATTTCATAAAATACCTAATCTTATAAGGTGAATTATACATGCAAATACTTTTCCAGTTAATTTAACTGCCACTTACATGAAATACAATAGTTAAGATCAACAAAAGAAGAGCTCCTTCTGCTTGCCTTTCAACTAAATGGGTGAGGAAAAGTCCTGATTAATAATGATGCCAGCCTAGAGAGAATTCCTCTAGTTAAGTCCCTAGGATCTCTCCTTGGCTCTGTGctgctcattatttttattaatgatttaaatGAAGTTATGGATAGCCTGTTTATCAGATCTTTAGATGACAATGTAGCTGGGAGGGATCGTTAACAAGCTGGATGACCAGATAGGTTAGCCCCTACCCCATCCCCTAAAAATGACAGGAACTGTGGGCCGAGTTAATGAAGATGAATGTAATATAGACTACTAAGCTCCATGAAGACAAGAAATAAATAATCTAAACTTGGAGTTATTTCCAGCACAAACAACAGTGCTCAACatacagtaataataaaataataaaaacatacttaataaatatctaagtgTCTGCTGAATGAATAAGAATGTAAATTCCTACATTTTTCAAAAGTCAAAggtcatctaggtggctcagtggatagagagccatgcctagagagaGGTGgccctgggctcaaatgtgacttcagatacttcctagctatgtgtgatcctgggcaagtcacttaacttcaattgcttagtccttgccactcttcccaTTTGGAATGGTTACTaggcatcaattctaagatagaagagaaatgtttttaaaaaactgtgtAAGTATAAAGTCACAAAGGTATAGCCAAACTTTATGTGGAGAAACTGAACAAACCTAGAGCTTTTAGTGGACTTTAAGCTCAAGCTACTACTGGACTGGAAATCTTACTGCACAAggaatgtctgaaaaaaaaattaatttagagaaaATGAGAATGGGGGGAGATGATGACTAttctaaatatttgaaagactttcATTCCTTGGAAGAGGGATTAGTCTTGTTCAGTTTAgtctcaaaagaataaaaattgggGCACTCAATGGAAATTAAAGAGAGATGAATTAGCTTCATTCAGTAAAAAGTTCTTAACATTTAGGGTTATTCCAAAGTGGAATAGTTGCTTTGTTAGGTACTGGGTTCCCTTCTTCACTTATGGTGTTCAAGTAAAGGCTGGATGAATGCTAATTAGGAACATGTTAAAAGGCATATTTGTTTTAAGTGTAGGCTGGACTGGATGgcctttcaatttccttttaattctgagattctgttatTATATGTCCTACCTCTTCTCTTTTAGATTTTACACATAATTCCTCTTTTACTTAATTTAAGCTTTAAAAGATTGGATTCAGATTACAATTTAATGTAAACATTGCTGAGTAAGAGAAAGAGCAAGGGAGTCATAAAACCGAATAGAAAAACCCCCAACGtgatttccagttatttttattGGGGTTCTACAACAACTAGGAGCTAGGCAGCTTCCTAACCAGAACCAAAAATCTTGATGATCAGAACTCCTTGATATGGGAAGATAGCCTCTAAGCAAGGAGTCAGTAAAGAGGCTACCCACACCAGGGACTGAGATCTTTAATATTCAGGTTACAGAGAAAATTTAGGAGATAACACTGAGGGAAGATGAGAGTGAAAGAAAGATATGAAGAACTACTCAAATTTTTGGTCAAGTAAGAATTCTGGGCTGATTGAAGCTCTTTCAGGAATGGGAGACATGGATTGCAAGCTTTATAATTCCTCTAACTGTACACACAAGAGAAGGTAAT
The window above is part of the Gracilinanus agilis isolate LMUSP501 chromosome 4, AgileGrace, whole genome shotgun sequence genome. Proteins encoded here:
- the LOC123247972 gene encoding serine/threonine-protein kinase MRCK alpha-like, with amino-acid sequence MTSPSDGSLSSGGMDQGSDVPARDYDREDSDSPRHSTASNSSNLSSPPSPISPHKTKSLSLESTDHCNTFAVTLRSAWRKGTRMVKSLESQPWLG